A window of Acidobacteriota bacterium genomic DNA:
ATCAACGTCATGATGTGGGATGGCAAAAAGGCTGTGGCTGAAGGCATCTTGTACAAGGCGTTGGATAAGATCAAGGACAAATCGCAGGAAGATCCGCTGAAAGTATTCAAGAAGGCGATTGAAAATCTTCAGCCAAAAGTCGAAGTCAAATCCAAGCGCGTTGGCGGTGCGAACTATCAGGTTCCGGTTGAAGTCAGTGCAAGCCGCCGCACAGCGTTAGCGATGCGCTGGCTGGTGGGTTACGCGCGCGACAGAGGCGAAAAGACGATGGTTGATCGGTTGGCGGCGGAAATTCTTGATGCTGCATCCGCAAAAGGCAATGCCATCAAGAAACGTGAAGATGTGCATCGTATGGCTGAAGCCAACAAAGCATTTGCTCACTACCGTTTCTAAGTGAATAGATCAGCATAGCAAGCTGACAGCAGGAGGAAGGATTCAAGCCAAGCTCATTCGCTAGGCTTCAAGCAGTTGGTAGGTTTTTATGGCTAGACAAGCACCGTTAAATCGGTTCCGCAATATCGGAATTATGGCGCACATTGACGCCGGTAAGACGACGACTACCGAGCGCATTCTGTTTTACACAGGCGTCTCTTACAAAATCGGTGAAGTCCACGAAGGCACCGCGACGATGGACTGGATGGAGCAGGAACAGGAGCGCGGAATCACGATTACTTCCGCTGCGACGACTTGTTTTTGGAAGCGGAACGGCGACGAATATCGAATCAATATCATTGACACGCCTGGCCACGTGGATTTCACCATCGAAGTCGAACGCAGTTTGCGTGTTCTTGACGGAGCGGTGGCGGTGTTTGACGCGGTTGCGGGTGTGCAGCCCCAATCGGAAACCGTCTGGCGTCAGGCGGACAAATATAATGTTCCGCGTATTGCGTTCATCAACAAGATGGATCGTCCGGGCGCGGATTTCGATCACGCTGTTGACACCATTCGCACTCGACTGTCGGCGAATCCGGTTTGCGTTCAAATGCCGATTGGCGCCGAAGATCAGTTCGCCGGTGTGGTTGATCTGATCGAAATGAAGGCTCTCTATTGGAAAGACGACAAGATGGGAGCCAATTATACGGTGGAAGAAATTCCGGCAAATATGGTGGACGCGGTCAAAGCGGCTCACGACAAGATGCTGGAATCCATCGCCGACGTAGATGACGAAATCGCGATGAAGTACCTGGAAGGCGAAGCCATGAGCAACGATGAAGTTCGCGCGGCTTTGCGTCGTGGTTGCATCGCGTTGAAACTCGTTCCGGTCGTTTGCGGTACTGCATTTAAGAACAAAGGGGTTCAGCCTTTGCTCGATGCGGTGATTGATTACCTGCCCTCTCCGATTGATATTCCAGCGGTTCAGGGCGTGACGCTGAAGGGCGAGGAAGTTGAACGCCCGGCGGATGACAAAGCTCCGTTTTCAGCACTCGCCTTCAAGATTATGGCCGACAAACATGTGGGCCAGCTTTCCTTTATCCGCATCTATTCAGGCACGTTGAAATCGGGATCTTACGTGCTGAATTCCACGAAAGATAACAAAGAGCGCATTGGTCGCATTAT
This region includes:
- the rpsG gene encoding 30S ribosomal protein S7; its protein translation is MPRRREVPKREILPDPVYNSPLVAKFINVMMWDGKKAVAEGILYKALDKIKDKSQEDPLKVFKKAIENLQPKVEVKSKRVGGANYQVPVEVSASRRTALAMRWLVGYARDRGEKTMVDRLAAEILDAASAKGNAIKKREDVHRMAEANKAFAHYRF
- the fusA gene encoding elongation factor G codes for the protein MARQAPLNRFRNIGIMAHIDAGKTTTTERILFYTGVSYKIGEVHEGTATMDWMEQEQERGITITSAATTCFWKRNGDEYRINIIDTPGHVDFTIEVERSLRVLDGAVAVFDAVAGVQPQSETVWRQADKYNVPRIAFINKMDRPGADFDHAVDTIRTRLSANPVCVQMPIGAEDQFAGVVDLIEMKALYWKDDKMGANYTVEEIPANMVDAVKAAHDKMLESIADVDDEIAMKYLEGEAMSNDEVRAALRRGCIALKLVPVVCGTAFKNKGVQPLLDAVIDYLPSPIDIPAVQGVTLKGEEVERPADDKAPFSALAFKIMADKHVGQLSFIRIYSGTLKSGSYVLNSTKDNKERIGRIMKMHANKREDVDEAYAGEIVAVAGLKQVTTGDTICVESEPVILEEMEFPTPVISLAIEPKTRQDQEKLGIAMGKLAQEDPSFRVTTDQETNQTIISGMGELHLEIIVDRLKREYGVEANVGKPQVAYRETIKKPAKGEEKYSRQTGGRGQYGHVVLEIEPNEAGKGFEFINKIVGGVIPKEYIPAVEKGIREALEGGVLAGYELVDIKVTLTFGSYHEVDSSEMAFKIAGSIAFKEAARKASPVLLEPVMKVEVVTPEDYMGSVTGDLSSRRGRIEGMASRPGTQIITAMVPLAEMFGYETDLRSMSQGRAASTMHFHRYEEAPKSVSEEVIAKVQGAAK